The stretch of DNA TACCAATGATCAAGTGAAAGAGGCAGTCAACTACCTGCCCAATTCATCAGGACGAGTAGATGAGATTCTATTGATAATGGATGAAGACGATTGGAGAGCCAATGAAGGAGAGGTAGTCAGAGAGGTATTTATGAAAAACTATCAAGTATTACCACAGCCCGAGCCCATTTTTAGTTTGAGTCAAGTACCTATGGAAGGGGTAACAGAGCTGTTGCAGCGAAGTGCCAGCATACTTGTCATTTCGGATTTATCCAAAGACAATGCTACTGCAAGAATGGTGAGAGAGGAACTGAATAAGTTTGAAAATCAAGGAAAAGAACGACCTCCCTTTTTTATGCGCCGAGATGTATGGGCAGCTCCGCAACAGGTGCTGTATGTATATGCTGATGATGCTATAAAACTGGGGAATAAATTGTTGGAGTTAGAAGAAACCTTCATCAATTTACTCTACAAAATGGAGGACATCAAAGCAAAGAACAATACCTATGTATCAGGAGTCAGTAAAGGACTTACCAAAACTCTCAAGGAGGACTATGGACTTGATTTTGAAGTGCCGAATACCTATTTAGAAGTACTGAAAACAGACACTCTCATGTGGATGCGCCACGATAACCAACTCAATGAAGAGGTGAGCAATATCATGGTATTGGTTGAGCCATACACGGGTGAACCCAGCCCCATTACCTCAGACTATCCTATCAAAAAAATAGAAGAAATGGGTAAATTAGTAGGAACTGATAACGAAGGCTCCTACCTCTATCCATCTGATAAGTACATTCCTTATGAGCAAGTCATGGCACAAACAGAAGCAGGAAAAGTAGTGAAAAGCATAGGGCTTTGGAGTATGCAAAATGACTTTATGGGAGGAGCATTTACGAGTTATTCCTTCAATGATATTGCCAAAAAACAACGTGTGACCCTTTTGGGATTTGTGTATGCACCAAGAGGCAAAAAACGAATACTCATGAGGCGATTAGACATCATGTTTCGTGCGGTTAAACCTGTGGAGTGAACAAAAAGGCTGCTCATGGT from Chitinophagales bacterium encodes:
- a CDS encoding DUF4837 family protein, yielding MRNILFLVCTTFCLCLSCTNDQVKEAVNYLPNSSGRVDEILLIMDEDDWRANEGEVVREVFMKNYQVLPQPEPIFSLSQVPMEGVTELLQRSASILVISDLSKDNATARMVREELNKFENQGKERPPFFMRRDVWAAPQQVLYVYADDAIKLGNKLLELEETFINLLYKMEDIKAKNNTYVSGVSKGLTKTLKEDYGLDFEVPNTYLEVLKTDTLMWMRHDNQLNEEVSNIMVLVEPYTGEPSPITSDYPIKKIEEMGKLVGTDNEGSYLYPSDKYIPYEQVMAQTEAGKVVKSIGLWSMQNDFMGGAFTSYSFNDIAKKQRVTLLGFVYAPRGKKRILMRRLDIMFRAVKPVE